The Faecalibacterium sp. I3-3-89 sequence AGCGGTTGGGCGTGTCGTGGAAACGGGCAATGGTCTCGTGGAGGGTGGAGGCCGGGTAATCCGCCAGCTGGTTCTGGAACTTGCCCAGCGTCTCGGCCACGGTGCGGAAGTCGGTTTCGCTGCCGACCTGCTGCAAACAGATGGTATCTTCTACAAAGTCATAGGCACGCCATGCGCCGCCGTCTGCATCCAGATAGTAAGTCGACCCCGACAAAGTTGGGATGACATTCAGCGTTTCCCGTGCTAGGTCGCCGCCCTCGGCAAGAATTTTCGCCCGCAGATGCCGGGTCACGCCGCAGATATTCTCCATCAGGCCCACCGGGTTAGTAAAGGTATCTGTGTTGATGCGCTGCAAAATAAAGCGTTTGGAATGATCTTCCCGCTAGGCCACAAAGGTGTCGTTGATATGCCCCTCACCATAGTGGTTGGCATTGCAGACCACGGGCCCGCCAAAATCAAAAGCATTTGCAGCAGACTGGAGCAGAGAAAGGGTAACGGATTTCATCATAAATTCCTCATTTTCATTATACTTCATGCCGTTTTGACAGGGCAGGGCGTTGTCCCTGCCGCACCTGACGGCGGTATTCATTGGGGGTCAAGCCTTCCGCCTTGCGGAAGCATTGCGAAAAATAGCTGGGAGAGGAAAAACCCATCAACTCGCTGATCTGCGCCAGACTGTAACCGGTGTTGCCCAGCATATACTTGCTTTCCTCAATGCGACGGCGGTTCAGATAGGTGATGGGAGAGATGCCATACTCTTTTTGGAAGGTATGGGCCAGATAGTATTTGTTGATGTGGGCGATTTCAGCAAGGATATCCAGCGAGATATCTTCGCGATAGTTGCTGTCCAGATACCGCTTGATCTCCACACACTCCCGGCTGTCGGAGCGGGGCGTTTCCTCTACCTGCAAAGAAAGCGTGGTACACCGCACCAGCCAGATGAGCAGCACTTCCAGCAGATCCTGACAGACCGTTTCGCAGCCGTCCAGACTGCGGTCTGCTTCGGCCAGCAGCATATGGAGCAGCGTCACCATCCGCTCCCGATTTTCCCGGCAGTTGAATATGGCGTAGGAAGAATCTGATTTTCCAAATAAGATCTCGATGCCAGCAACGCCCAATACAATGTATTCCAGCGGTGAAGCATTCAGGCTCAACTCGGTATGCTCTACCTGCGGATTGACGATAATCATATCATCCGGTTTGACCGGATAAAGCTGACCGCTTAAATAAAACTGACCTTCTCCGCTCAGACAGTAGAACAGCTCTGTGCAGGAATGGGTGTGGGCAGTGCTGTTCCAATCGCCGCCAAATTTGCTTTTGCTGATGTACAGCAACCGGAAGGATTCCCGTGGAGCGGGAGCATGGCGGATATCAAATCGCTCGGTACTCATAAATGGCTCCTTTTGAGGCAAAGCGCAAAAACTATAAAAATAAAAGCAAGATACTAAAAATACAAGCCTAAAAACGATGCGTTTTTTCGTGCGTTTTTTCTCATTATAGAGGCAATGAAGAAAAAATGCAAGCCCTGATTTTTGGACGGGTTCAATACTTTTGCCTTCGATAGCGTGCAAAAATATGTCAAACTGGTTACAGGCGGGGAAAATGCACCAAAACTACAGTACAAATTTTATTGCTTTTGCTGAAAGAAATTTTCGAAAAGCAATATTTCTAAAAAACGAAACAACAAAGACCTTGTTGCAAACCGTGAAAACCTCTATATTGGAAGCAGAAAAAACCACAGCCCCTTCGGACGAAGCCTGTTTGCCCCGGCTGTGTTTTGAACGGAACTTTATGATGGAGGATACACTATGAAACGCATTTCTCGTCGCAATTTTCTGAAAGTGGCTGGCGTGGGTGCCGCTGCACTGAGCCTGGCTGCCTGTGGTGGTGCTGCCAGCTCCACCGCGTCCAGCACGGCATCTTCTGCCGCTACTTCTTCCGCAGTGGCTGCGGACGTCACCATCAAGGTTGCCGCCATCGAGACCGGCTATGGCGCTGAGATGTGGAAGAAGGTCACCGAGGCCTTTACTGCTGAGACCGGCATCAAGGTGGAGCTGACCACCGACAAGAAGCTGGAGGACGTCATCGGCCCCTCCATGCAGGGCGGCGATTACCCCGATGTGATCCATCTGGCCACCGGCCGTGAGGCTGCCCTGACCGAGCAGTTCATCAAGGGCAACCTGATCGCGGACATCACCGATGTTCTGAGCATGACCGTGCCCGGCGAGAGCAAGAAGGTGAGCGAGAAGATCGCCGGCGGCTTTACCGACACCTCCCTGACCAACCCCTACGGCGACGGCAAAACCTATCTGGCTCCCATGTTCTACAGCCCCTGCGGCCTGTTCTACAACGCCGGTTTCCTGAAGGAAAAGGGCTGGGACGTGCCCAAGACCTGGGACGAGATGTGGGCACTGGGCGACAAGGCTGCCGCTGAGGGCACCTACCTGTTCACCTACCCCACCACCGGCTACTTCGACGCCTTCTTCTATGCGCTGATGTACGCCGCAGGTGGCCCCGACTTCTTCAACAAGGCTACCCACTACGAAGAAGGCATCTGGGACACCCCCGAGGCAAAGACCTGCTTTGATATCGTGGCAAAGCTGGCTTCCTACACCAACCCCATCACCCCCGCACAGGCCAACGATCAGGACTTTACCCAGAACCAGCAGCTGGTGCTGGACAACAAGGCCCTGTTCATGCCCAACGGCACCTGGATCGTGGGCGAGATGGCCGAAGCACCCCGTGCAGACGGCTTTGAGTGGGGCATGACCGCTCTGCCCGCTGTCAAGGCCGGCGGCGACAGCTACAGCTACACCTGGTTCGAGCAGGCATGGATCCCGGCGGGTGCTGAGCATCTGGATGCAGCCAAGCAGTTCGTGGCTTACCTGTACAGCGACGAAGCCTGCAAGCTGTTTGCCGAGAGCGGCGCGATCCAGCCTGTGCTGGGCATCGCCGACAGTCTGGAAGGCGACAACAAGATGTTCTACTCCATCTACGACAACGGCGCAAAGGCCGCCATGGGCAACTTTGCAGCCTTTAGTGCCATCCCCGGCGTGGAAGTCCGCACCGTGTTCTTCGATCCTGTCAACTCTCTGGTGTCCGGCAGCATGACCGAGCAGCAGTGGATCGACGGCATCAAGTCCGCCAGCGACCAGATGCGCGCCAACATCATCGAGTAATTAAGCCCTGCCCAGCGGGGGCGGTTTTTACCGCCTCCGCTTTTTTGGGCTGTACAGTACCATCAAGAAAGGAGCGGTCAATCCCCTATGAGAACGGATAAAAGCCGCAAACGGTTCGTATTCCTCTGTGTGGCACCGGCTACCATCCTGTTTTTTCTCTTTATGATCCTGCCCACCCTCAACGTGTTCCGCATGAGTTTGTATGAGCGGGGTGCCTATTCTCCCAACGAGACCTTTGTGGGGCTCAAAAACTTCCAGCATCTGCTGAAAGATACCCAGTTCATCCGCTCGATGCAGAATATGATCCTGCTCGTGGTGGTGGTCACCATCGTCACCTTTGCGTTTGCGCTGGTGTTTGCAGCCATCCTGACCCGCGAAAAGATCAAAGGGCAGAACTTCTTTCGGGTCATCTTCTACATCCCCAACATCCTGTCGGTGGTCGTCATCTCCGGCATCTTCTCTGCCATCTATAAGCCGGAAAACGGCATGCTGAACAGCATCATCGGCCTGTTCCGCAACATGAGCGACCCCATCCTGTGGAAGGGCGAAAAACTGGTCATCCCCTCCATCATCATTGCCATGGTGTGGCAGGCCATCGGCTACTACATGGTCATGTACATGGCCTCCATGTCTGCCGTGCCCATCAGCCTGTACGAGAGCGCCAATCTGGACGGTGCCGGGCGGCTGACCCAGTTCTTCCAGATTACCATCCCCCTCATCTGGACGAATATCCGCACCACCCTCACCTTCTTTATCATCTCCACCATCAACATGGCCTTCCTCTTCGTCAAGGCCATGACAAGCGGCGGCCCCAACGGCGCATCGGATGTGGCGCTGAGCTATATGTACAGCCAGAAGGACGCTGGCCTGTATGGCTATAGTATGGCCATCGGCGTCGTCATTTTCCTGTTCTCGTTTGCGCTGTCCGCCTGTGTCAACAAGGCCACCAGCCGTGACCCGCTGGAATTTTAAGGAGGGAAGAAGATGCAGAATACCACCGAAAAATCTTCCCGCTCTGCGGAAGGTCTGTACAAGTTTTTCATCTATTTTGTGCTGGTTCTGCTGGCCGTGACCATCATCGTGCCGGTGGCATGGGTGTTCATGGCCTCCATCAAGCAGAACGCCGAGTTCTACGGCAACCCCTGGGCACTGCCCGCCGGATTCTACTGGCAGAACTTCGTCAACGCATGGAACGGCGCGAAAATGGGCGAATATATGCTCAACTCGGTCATCGTCACCGCGCTGGCGCTGGCACTGTTGCTGGTCGTTGCCCTGCCCGCCGCCTACTGTCTGTCCCGCTTCCACTTCAAGGGGCGCAAGATACTGAACACCTTGTTCATGGCGGGCCTGTTCATCAACGTGAACTACATCGTGGTGCCCATCTTTTTGATGCTGCGGGACAGCGATGTGTGGCTGAAAGGCCATTTCGGCAGCGGCTTTCTGCTGAACAATCTGGTGGTGCTGGCGGTGGTATACGCCGCCACCGCGCTGCCCTTTACCATCTACCTGCTGTCGGGCTACTTTGCCACCCTGCCCCACGACTTTGAGGAGGCGGCCTACATCGACGGTGCGAGCTATTTCTCCACCATGACCCGCATCATCTTCCCCATGGCAAAGCCGTCCATCATCACCATTATCCTGTTCAACTTCCTGTCCTTCTGGAACGAGTATATCATTTCCATGACCCTCATGAGTTCTACCAGCGCACCCCGCACCCTGCCGGTCGGCCTGCTGAACCTGATGCAGGCCCAGCAGAGTGCGGCGCAGTACGGCACCATGTATGCCGGTTTAGTGCTGGTGATGCTGCCCACCCTGATTTTGTACATCTGCGTGCAGCGGCAGCTGACGCAGGGCATGACCGTGGGCGGTCTGAAAGGGTAAGGTGACAAACGATGAAAGCATTCTGGAAAAACAATCCTGCCCTGCGCATCGTGCTGATGATCGTGCTGTTTGTGCTGTCCATTGCACTGGTGGTCGCAGGCTGGAAAATGACCGGGCAGCTGGCTGGTCTTGGCATTATGCTCTTGGGCGTGGCGTTGCTGCTGGCAGTGCTGGCCATCTACAATGCGACCTATCAGGATTGAGGATAAGAGAGAGGTAAAGGAGAATCCCTATGGATGAAACAAGAAAGTCCGGGCGCGTGACAATCCCCACCGACTTGGACGTGGTGCCCGAAACGCTGGAAATTCTGAAAAAGTGGGGTGCAGACGCCATCCGCGACTGCGACGGCACCGACTTTCCGCAGCAGCTGAAGGATGCCGATGCAAAGATCTACTCCACCTATTATACCACCCGCAAGGACAACGCATGGGCCAAGGCGAACCCGGACGAGGTACAGCAGTGCTACATCATGACCGGCTTCTACACCGCTCCCGGCGACACCGTGACCATCCCGCTGATGAAGGGCATCAGCCCGGAGCTGATGCAGGTGAACACCAACGATGACATCACCCGCTGGTGGGAGGTCATGGACCGAACCACCGGCCAGCCCGTGCCGCCGGAAAAGTGGAGCTATGCGGACGGCAGCGTGACCGTGCAGGCCGTGCCGTTCCATGAATATACGGTCAGCTTTCTGGCCTACCTCATCTGGGACCCGGTGCATATGTACAACGCTACCACCAACGGCTGGACGAACTTTGAGCACCAGATTACTTTTGATGTGCGTCAGCCCAAGACCCACAAGTATTCCATGGAGCGCCTGCGCAAGTTCATCCAGGAGCATCCGTATGTGAACGTCATCCGCTACACCACCTTCTTCCACCAGTTCACCCTGATCTTCGACGAGCTGAAGCGGGAGAAGTTCGTGGACTGGTATGGATACTCTGCTTCGGTCAGCCCTTATATCCTCAACCAGTTTGAGCAGGAAGTGGGCTACAAGTTCCGCCCGGAGTACATCATCGATCAGGGCTACTATAACAACCAGTACCGGGTGCCCAGCAAGGAATTCCGGGATTTTCAGGCCTTCCAGCGCCGCGAGGTGGCAAAGCTTGCCAAGGAGATGGTGGACATCACCCACGAGTGCGGGTGCGAAGCCATGATGTTCCTCGGCGACCACTGGATCGGCACCGAACCTTTCATGCCGGAGTTCAAGACCATCGGACTGGATGCCGTAGTGGGCAGCGTGGGCAACGGCTCCACCCTGCGCCTGATCTCTGACATTGAGGGCGTGAAGTACACCGAGGGCCGTTTCCTGCCCTACTTCTTCCCCGACACCTTCCACGAGGGCGGCGACCCGGTGCGGGAAGCCAAGGAGAACTGGGTTACAGCCCGCCGCGCTATCCTGCGCAAGCCCATCGACCGCATCGGCTATGGCGGCTATCTGAAACTGGCCTTGCAGTTCCCGGAGTTCGTGGATTACGTGGAGAGCGTCTGCAACGAGTTCCGCGAACTGTACGAGAACATCAAGGGCACCACACCCTACTGTGTCAAGCGAGTGGCCGTGCTGAACTGTTGGGGTAAAATGCGGGCTTGGGGCTGTCACATGGTGCATCACGCCCTCTATTACAAGCAGAACTATAGCTATGCCGGTGTCATTGAGATGCTGTCCGGTGCGCCCTTTGATGTGAAGTTCATCAGCTTTGAGGACATCAAGAACGACCCGCATCTGCTGGACTCGTTGGATGTCATTATCAATGTCGGCGATGCCGACACCGCACACACCGGCGGCATCTGGTGGGAAGACCCGGAGATCTCCTCCGCTATCCGCAAGTTCGTCTGGAACGGCGGCGGCTTTATCGGCGTGGGTGAGCCTTCCGGTCACCCGTATCAGGGCCACATTCTCCAGCTTGCCAGCGTGCTGGGCGTGGAGGAAGAAAACGGCTTCACCCTCAACTACGACAAATACAACTGGGAGGAGCACCCCGACCACTTTATCTTGCAGGACGCCGACCAACCCGTGGACTTTGGCGAGGGCAAAAAGAACATCTACGCCCTTGAGGGCACCGAGGTGCTGGTGCAGCGGAACAAGGAAGTACAGATGGCTGCCCACGACTTCGGCAAGGGTCGTGCCGTGTACATCAGCGGTGTGCCTTACAGTTTTGCCAACAGCCGCACCCTTTACCGCGCTATCCTGTGGAGTGCCCACAGCGAGGAGGAACTGCATACATGGTTCAGCTCCAATTATAATGTAGAAGTTCACGCCTACGTCAAGAACGGCAAGTACTGCGTGGTGAACAACACGTACGAGCCGCAGGACACCACCGTTTACACCACAGACGGCAGCAGCTTTGCTCTGCATCTGGATGCCAACGAGATCAAGTGGTATGAGATCTAAGTTCTCCTTTTCATAAACGAACACAACGGGCAGCTCTGTTACCAGAGCTGCCCGTTGTGTTTGCTGTATCTGCCGATAACTCAACCTGTGTCAATCGAACGCTGCAATGGAGATGGCTGGAAACGCAGAAATTCAGTAATGCGAGCGTAATAGACCTGCAGAAAAAAGAAACTGCCCGTGCGAGTATGCGTAAGATGGTGAAACACTTACTGAAAAAATTTAAGTATCCACCGGTGGCATATGATACGGCAATCAGCACGGTCATTAGCCAGTGTGAGATGTGAACTGACAACATGGTAGTATGAATTGTATGAAATGTCGTTGATTTGTGCTTGACAATCGGATTCCTTTTCTGTAAAATGATTTTAGAAAATACTATTATTGAAAATACGAAAGGCTGTTTTATGGGCAAGATGATCTTAGATGACCTCCGCAAGCGTCTGGAACGTCTGGACGAAGACGCAGATCTGATGATCGACAATAACGACCGCTATCAGGAGTATGTGGAGAAGTGGAGACCATGCGAAAGCTGACATTCGAAGGCTTTTTGAAGCAGTATGTGGCAGAGCTTGCCGGGGTACAGACGGCAAGCGTCCATAAGCTGGCGGATTGTCTGAACGAAAATCCCCGCCTGAAAGAACCGCTGTTTCTCTATACGCTGACCTTTGATAAAGTAGAACTGCTGCTCCGCTACACCGCAAACAGCACGATTGCTGCGGAATATGAGCAGCTTTCTAATCTCTATTCGCTGGAGCAAATGCTGGTGCTTCTTGAAAAGCAATCATCAGAACTGCCGGAAGGCTATTTGAAGGTTTGGCGCAGCTATTGTTCGGTGCGGGATGCCGTCCTTGCAGACAATGACACAAAAGAGCTGATCCATCGCCGGGTATTGGAACTTCAGCAGAAAAAGAAATTGACGAATTACCGTCTTTACAAGGACTTGAAGCTGAATCCGGGCAACGTGAACGCATGGCTCAAACACAACGATTCCAGCAAAATAAGCCTTGACTGTGCACGGCAGATTTACAAGTACGCAAAAAGCTACCCGTCTGTTCGATAAGAAAAAGGAAGTGAGTCTATGACCGCCGTAATCTATGCCCGCTATTCATCAGATAACCAGCGTGAAGAATCTATCGAGGGGCAGATTCGGGAATGTACCGCCTATGCGGAAAAGAACGGTGCCCACCTGATTTCCGTTATGAAACCCATTGCCGAGGGTTCACAGGGCATTCTGGCGGAAACGCTGCTGGAAGGCATGGCAGAATACTACTCGGCAGAGCTGTCCGAAAAGGTGATTCGTGGTCAGATCGAAAACGCCCTGAATGGTAAGTGCACTGGTGGTACGGGAACCATCGGCTACAAAATCGACGAGGACAAGTTTTATCATCTTGACCCGCTGACCTCGCCGCTGGTGCTGGAAGCCTTTCAGAGGTATGACAACGGCGATAAAATGGTGGAGATCGTAAACTTCCTCAATGACAAGGGTGTCCGCAATATGTTGGGCGGCAAAATGACCCACAGTAGCGTGAACACCATGCTCAAGAACCGCCGGTACATTGGCGAACTGTCTTTCCGGGATATCGTTGTGCCGGATGCAATTCCGGTTATTGTTCCGAAAGACCTGTTTGACCGGGTGCAGAAGCGTCTGGATAAGAACAAGCGTGCTCCTGCCTGTGGCAAGGCAGACGAGGAATATCTGCTGACCACCAAGCTGCTCTGCGGCAAGTGTGGTGCGCTGATGTTCGGCGAAAGCGGAACCAGTGCCACCGGACGCACCTACTATTATTATAAATGCGCCAACGTCAAGCGCCGCAAGGGCTGCAATAAAAAGACCGTGCAGAAGGACTGGCTGGAAGATCTGGTCGTCCGGGAGACCATGAAGCTGATTCAGGACGATGCGATGATCGACAAGATCGTTCAACTGGTCATGGATGTCCAGAATCAGGAGAACACCACGATCCCGCTGCTGGAAAAGCAACTGCGAGAGGTCAACAAAAAGTTGGACAACCTGATGAAGGCAATCGAGGACGGCTTGTACACCCGGACAACGAAAGAGCGTCTGGAAGCGCTGGAAATCCAGAAAGATGAGCTGACTGTAAAAATCGCAGATGAAAAATTGAAGAAGCCCAGCTTCAATGAGGATTTCATCCGATTCTGGCTGATGAAATTCAGAAAGTTCGATATTTCGCAGAAAAAGCAGCGGAAAGCACTGATTGAAGTTTTTGTAAATGCCATTTTCCTGTACGATGACCGGATGCTGATTACGTTCAACTACAAGGATGGTACCCAAACCGTCCGTTTTGAGGACACTTTGACCGCTGATTCTGCGGAGGAAAAAAGTTCGGATTTGTCCAGCTCTGCTGGACCATAAATCCAACGATTTCACGTTAGAAATCGTTGGATTTTTTTGTTTGTAGGCTGGCCTCATTTGGTTTTGACCACAATTTTGACCCCCGAATCCGGGCAGGGGAGAAATGCTCGTCCGGACAGTTTCTTCTTTACAATGTAGTTCAATGTGGTATACTGAACGCAACAACTCAGAATTTATATATAAAGGAGAATATTGATGAAACTGTTTTTATGTTCGCACTTTTCAAGTGTAGGAAGTCTGATAAAGGAAGAAATTGAAAATAAAAAAGTCGCATTTATTCCAACAGCTTCGCTGCGTGAAGGCTACACCGGTTATGTCGGCTCGGCTCGAAAATTATTCAAAAAGTTGGGAGCAATCGTAACTGAAATTGATATTTCAACGGAGGCTTATTCAACGATACAGTCTGTTTTTGAAGATGCGGATGTGATATATTTTACCGGCGGAAATTCTTTTTTCCTTATAGACCAGCTCCGTAAAACGGGAACGGATGAGCTGTTGAAGAAAGAATTGGCAAAGGGAAAACTGATGATTGGTGAATCGGCAGGTGCGATTATATGCGCTCCAAGCATCCAATATATCGAGCAAATGGATGAAAAGCCGGAGGACTACTCACAAGAAGATGATGCAGGGCTTGATTTGATTGATTTCTATGTTCTTCCGCATTATCTTACAGCACCATTTAAGAAAGTTACCGAGAAAATAATGACTGAGTTTTCGGATTTGAATCTATGCCCAATTAACAACCGTCAGGGAATTGTAATTGATGGTGAAGGTTCAAAGGTTATTTGCAAAGACTAATTTGAAAATTCCAGTTTGCGCACTTGTTCCTGACAAGAGGCAGATCATAAAAATACATAAAAGGAGACGCTTTACGATGGAATACAAACGCTTTGGCAGTAAGATCATTGTCCGCATCGATAAGGACGAGGAGATCCTTGAAAAAGTAAAAGAGCTTGCGCTGAAGGAAAACATCCGCCTCGCCGCCGTTCAGGCACTGGGTGCCACCGACAGCTTTACGGTGGGCGTGTACAATGTGGCGGAAAAGAAATACTACGCCAACACCTTCAGCGGCAGCTTTGAGATCGTTTCTCTGACCGGCACCATCAACACCATGAACGGTGAATTTTACACCCACCTGCACATGAGCGCCGGGAACGACAAGGGCGAGGTGTTCGGCGGACATCTGAACCGGGCAGTGGTCAGCGCCACCTGCGAGATGGTGGTCGATGTTCTGGACGGAACGGTAGACCGTGCGTATGACCCTGTTACCGGGCTGAACCTGTTCCAATTCCAGTCTGATAAAGAGAATGTTTGAGGATAAGCTGCCGGTGGATGCCGACATAGGAACCACCGAGGAAAACGGGCAGCTTTAAAAAAGCTTTGAGGGAAAGTGAAATGAAGATTCGGAAAGCAGAGAAAAAAGATATTCCAAGACTCCTTGCCCTGCTGGGGCAGGTATTGCAGATCCATGCAGAGATCCGCCCGGATATTTTTATTCCCGACACCACCAAATACACCGTCTGTGAACTGGCAGAGCTTCTGAAGCAGGAGGATAAACCCATCTACGTTGCCGTAGACGAGGATGATGTGTGCAGAGGCTATGCCTTCTGTCAGATGCAGGAGCAGCCTTTTTCCACCAACATGGTGCCCTTCAAGTCGTTGTTTATTGATGACCTTTGCGTTGACCGGCAGGCACGGGGGCAGCACATCGGAGAAAGTCTGTTTGAATATGTGAAGCAGCAGGCAAAAGAGCTGGGCTGCTATGAAGTGACCCTGAACGTCTGGGCAGGAAATACCCCGGCAGAGCACTTCTACGAAAAGATGGGTATGAAAACAAAGGAACGGCAGATGGAGTACATCCTGTGAATCGGGTGAGAGCGATGACGCTCCGATCGGGCACTATCGCAAGGCAAGAAATTAGTGCAGCATGAAAACAGCATATTTGCGATATGCAATTCAACGCTGTTGCTGTTGCATTAAAAAGTTGAATTGCTATATTTTTGAAAATTGCGATAAAACCGCGATGTGAAAAAGGAGAAACCGCATGACATACACAAAACAGACCCTTCAGCAGGATCTTGCTGCCATGGGGCTGACTGGCACTGAGACCATTCTTATCCACTCCTCCATGAAGTCCATTGGTGCTGTCGAGGGCGGCGCAGACACGGTTCTGGACGCGCTGATGGAGTTCTTTGCGGAGGGGCTGCTGTTGCTGCCCACCCACACATGGCAGTCCATCGACCATGACCACCCGGTGTTCGATGTCCGCCGCAGTCCCTGCTGCGTGGGCATCCTGCCGGAACTGTTCCGGCAGCGGCCCGGGGTAGTGCGTTCTCTTCATCCTACGCACAGCATCGCGGCCTGCGGCAGGGGCGCAGCAGAATATCTGGCAGGGGAACTGGAAAACAACACCCCCTGCACCCCCGGTGGCTGCTACGACCGTCTACGGGCGGTCGGCGGAAAGATCCTGCTGCTGGGCGTCAGCCATGCCCGGAACACCTTCCTTCACAGCGTGGAGGAGGTGCTGAACGTCCCCAACCGGCTTACCGACAAGCCCTTGCAGCTCACTGTGGTGGATGAAGCCGGGGCAGAGCACACCGTTTATATGCGCCGCCACTACAATGCGCAGCAGCCCCACATCTCGGAGGATTTCGTCAAGCTGGAGCAGGCGTATCTGGACTGTGGCGCAGCGAAAAACACAAAATTTGGCGACGCGGCGTGCATCTTGTGCGACGCGAACGAGCTTTTTCGAGTGACGCGGCACGTCCTTGCCCCTGACCCGGAGGCGTTTGTCACCGAGCCGGTGATCCCGGCGCAGCGCTGGAAGGAACTGTGCACGGAAACACGATAAGAGACAGGATCCCGACAAGAGAAAGAGGAGAACAGAATGCAGACATACAGCCGCAGACCCTCTGCTGTCAGCCGCTTTGAGCTTAGCGCAGCAGCACTTCATATCATTGCCATGGCACTGATGCTGATGGATCACCTCTGGGCGACCCTTCTGCCGGCGCAGGACTGGCTGACCTGTGCTGGGCGGCTGGCGTTTCCCATCTTTGCGTTTATGGCGGTAGAAGGCTACTTTTACACCCGAAACCTGAAGCGTTATGCCCTGCGGCTGCTGCTGTTTGCACTGCTTTCGGAAGTGCCCTTTGACCTGATGTATGGCGGGACATGGTTCTACCCGGTGCACCAGAACGTGATCTGGACGCTGCTGCTGGGGCTTTTGGGTGTGCATCTGATGGAAACGGTGCGCAAAAAGCAAAAGCTCTGGGTCTCACTGCCGGTGTGTGCCGTAGTAGTGGCAGCAGGAGCGCTGCTGGGAACGCTGGGCATGACGGATTACTACGGCGCT is a genomic window containing:
- a CDS encoding recombinase family protein, which codes for MTAVIYARYSSDNQREESIEGQIRECTAYAEKNGAHLISVMKPIAEGSQGILAETLLEGMAEYYSAELSEKVIRGQIENALNGKCTGGTGTIGYKIDEDKFYHLDPLTSPLVLEAFQRYDNGDKMVEIVNFLNDKGVRNMLGGKMTHSSVNTMLKNRRYIGELSFRDIVVPDAIPVIVPKDLFDRVQKRLDKNKRAPACGKADEEYLLTTKLLCGKCGALMFGESGTSATGRTYYYYKCANVKRRKGCNKKTVQKDWLEDLVVRETMKLIQDDAMIDKIVQLVMDVQNQENTTIPLLEKQLREVNKKLDNLMKAIEDGLYTRTTKERLEALEIQKDELTVKIADEKLKKPSFNEDFIRFWLMKFRKFDISQKKQRKALIEVFVNAIFLYDDRMLITFNYKDGTQTVRFEDTLTADSAEEKSSDLSSSAGP
- a CDS encoding Type 1 glutamine amidotransferase-like domain-containing protein, giving the protein MKLFLCSHFSSVGSLIKEEIENKKVAFIPTASLREGYTGYVGSARKLFKKLGAIVTEIDISTEAYSTIQSVFEDADVIYFTGGNSFFLIDQLRKTGTDELLKKELAKGKLMIGESAGAIICAPSIQYIEQMDEKPEDYSQEDDAGLDLIDFYVLPHYLTAPFKKVTEKIMTEFSDLNLCPINNRQGIVIDGEGSKVICKD
- a CDS encoding PPC domain-containing DNA-binding protein, which encodes MEYKRFGSKIIVRIDKDEEILEKVKELALKENIRLAAVQALGATDSFTVGVYNVAEKKYYANTFSGSFEIVSLTGTINTMNGEFYTHLHMSAGNDKGEVFGGHLNRAVVSATCEMVVDVLDGTVDRAYDPVTGLNLFQFQSDKENV
- a CDS encoding GNAT family N-acetyltransferase gives rise to the protein MKIRKAEKKDIPRLLALLGQVLQIHAEIRPDIFIPDTTKYTVCELAELLKQEDKPIYVAVDEDDVCRGYAFCQMQEQPFSTNMVPFKSLFIDDLCVDRQARGQHIGESLFEYVKQQAKELGCYEVTLNVWAGNTPAEHFYEKMGMKTKERQMEYIL
- a CDS encoding AAC(3) family N-acetyltransferase, producing the protein MTYTKQTLQQDLAAMGLTGTETILIHSSMKSIGAVEGGADTVLDALMEFFAEGLLLLPTHTWQSIDHDHPVFDVRRSPCCVGILPELFRQRPGVVRSLHPTHSIAACGRGAAEYLAGELENNTPCTPGGCYDRLRAVGGKILLLGVSHARNTFLHSVEEVLNVPNRLTDKPLQLTVVDEAGAEHTVYMRRHYNAQQPHISEDFVKLEQAYLDCGAAKNTKFGDAACILCDANELFRVTRHVLAPDPEAFVTEPVIPAQRWKELCTETR
- a CDS encoding TraX family protein; the protein is MQTYSRRPSAVSRFELSAAALHIIAMALMLMDHLWATLLPAQDWLTCAGRLAFPIFAFMAVEGYFYTRNLKRYALRLLLFALLSEVPFDLMYGGTWFYPVHQNVIWTLLLGLLGVHLMETVRKKQKLWVSLPVCAVVVAAGALLGTLGMTDYYGAGVLTVFAFYLFRGRKWWCLLGQALTLYWINVELLGGLMYPIRLFGMEFELCQQGFALLALVPIWLYRGRQGCHSKPFQYACYAFYPVHMLVLVLALNFVNR